Proteins from a genomic interval of Rhodococcoides fascians A25f:
- a CDS encoding PTS transporter subunit EIIC translates to MTPKNTDSVDTEPKKDSRSLAGLQRFGRSLMLPIAVLPAAGILLRLGQDDLLGRFSALETAAAVISAAGQAVFTWLPLIFAVGIAIGWAKKSDGSTALAAVVGYMVMNGVFTAMSPVVLDGKVDANGDPAVIDYGVLAGIVIGLLSAILWQRFYRQKLPDYLGFFSGRRLVPILTAITGLVVAVVMSFVYPLFYSALNWVGNTVADHSVVGSGIYGFANRMLIPTGLHHILNSVVWFLVGDYQDASGQLVRGDLNRFFAGDPSAGVFMTGFFPIMMFALPAAAFAIYRNAKPSQKKIVGGIMLSTGLTAFVTGITEPLEYSFMFVAWPLYIIHAVLTGTSMALTNALGIHDGFFFSAGGIDYLLNYGIATKAWLLIPIGLVYAVIYYFLFSFVIKKWNLRTPGREDDVVAEPTQA, encoded by the coding sequence ATGACCCCGAAGAACACGGACTCGGTCGATACCGAGCCGAAGAAGGACTCCCGTTCATTGGCCGGGCTGCAACGGTTCGGTCGCAGTCTCATGCTTCCCATTGCCGTTCTGCCTGCTGCAGGAATCTTGCTGCGGCTCGGCCAAGACGACTTGCTGGGCAGATTCAGCGCGCTGGAGACCGCCGCCGCGGTCATCTCGGCCGCTGGTCAGGCTGTGTTCACCTGGCTTCCCTTGATCTTCGCCGTCGGTATCGCGATCGGCTGGGCCAAGAAGTCGGACGGCTCGACAGCGCTCGCTGCGGTCGTCGGATACATGGTGATGAACGGTGTCTTCACGGCGATGTCACCGGTGGTGCTCGACGGGAAGGTCGATGCCAACGGTGACCCGGCAGTGATCGATTACGGTGTTCTCGCGGGCATCGTCATCGGTCTGCTCTCGGCAATCCTCTGGCAGCGGTTCTACCGTCAGAAGTTGCCCGATTATCTCGGCTTCTTCAGCGGCCGCCGGCTTGTGCCGATCCTGACAGCGATCACCGGTCTTGTTGTCGCCGTTGTCATGTCGTTCGTCTACCCGCTCTTCTACAGTGCGCTCAACTGGGTCGGCAATACCGTCGCCGACCACAGTGTGGTGGGCAGCGGCATCTACGGTTTCGCCAACCGCATGCTGATTCCGACCGGACTGCACCACATTCTGAATTCCGTGGTCTGGTTCCTCGTCGGCGACTACCAGGATGCGAGCGGGCAGCTGGTGCGCGGCGACCTCAACCGGTTCTTCGCCGGCGACCCCTCCGCTGGAGTGTTCATGACCGGATTCTTCCCGATCATGATGTTCGCACTTCCCGCTGCGGCATTCGCGATCTACCGCAATGCCAAGCCGTCGCAGAAGAAGATCGTCGGTGGAATCATGTTGTCCACCGGCCTGACTGCCTTCGTCACCGGAATCACCGAGCCGCTCGAGTACTCGTTCATGTTCGTCGCCTGGCCGCTCTACATCATTCACGCAGTCCTGACCGGAACCTCGATGGCGCTGACCAATGCCCTCGGAATACACGACGGATTCTTCTTCTCCGCCGGTGGCATCGACTACCTGCTGAACTACGGAATCGCCACCAAGGCATGGCTACTGATCCCCATCGGTCTCGTGTACGCGGTGATCTACTACTTCCTGTTCAGCTTCGTCATCAAGAAGTGGAACCTGCGCACTCCCGGCCGTGAGGACGATGTGGTGGCCGAACCGACACAGGCATGA
- a CDS encoding N-acetylglucosamine-6-phosphate deacetylase yields the protein MTEHSTTLRGRVVTGEEVIEDGVVALAGDRISWVGPTRHWAGDALPQSDSTILPGLVDVHCHGGAGASFPDSAAADLMTAVRHHRSRGTTTMLASLVSAPPERLIGQTSLLADLYESGDIAGVHIEGPFLSVARCGAQDPASLRCGDPGLLADIIGAGRGAVRSMTLAPEVDGFAAVAEMLRENGIVPSIGHTDADALTTRRGIDTLGSGPITATHLFNGMPTWHHRAPGPVSECLASAARGGMVLELIGDGVHLADETVRTVFDLVGGAQIALVSDAMAAAGMSDGRYRLGPLDVTVHHSVARLSRDTDPETAPIAGGTATVLDLVRRAVQDAGVSLVEAVRAGSSTPAALIGLGTDIGRLQQGMRADVLVVDATFEPVQVIRGGIAIEEDS from the coding sequence ATGACCGAGCACTCCACGACGTTGCGAGGGCGGGTCGTCACCGGCGAGGAGGTGATCGAGGACGGTGTGGTCGCACTGGCGGGAGATCGGATCTCGTGGGTAGGACCGACCCGGCACTGGGCGGGAGATGCACTACCGCAATCCGATTCGACGATCCTGCCGGGTCTGGTCGATGTGCATTGCCACGGCGGTGCGGGGGCGTCGTTCCCCGATTCCGCAGCCGCCGATCTGATGACGGCGGTGCGGCATCACCGCTCCCGCGGCACCACGACGATGCTTGCCTCTCTGGTGTCGGCACCGCCCGAACGGCTGATCGGCCAGACGTCGCTGCTGGCCGATCTGTACGAATCCGGTGACATCGCCGGGGTGCACATCGAGGGTCCGTTTCTGTCGGTCGCCCGTTGCGGCGCACAGGATCCGGCCTCGCTCCGCTGCGGTGATCCGGGTCTGCTGGCGGACATCATCGGCGCGGGCAGAGGAGCGGTCCGGTCGATGACTCTCGCACCCGAGGTCGACGGGTTCGCGGCCGTTGCGGAGATGCTGAGAGAGAACGGCATCGTGCCGAGCATCGGACACACGGACGCTGACGCTCTCACCACCCGCAGGGGTATCGACACGCTGGGGAGCGGGCCCATCACGGCCACGCACCTGTTCAACGGAATGCCGACCTGGCACCACCGAGCACCGGGGCCGGTGAGTGAATGCTTGGCATCCGCTGCGCGCGGAGGCATGGTGCTCGAATTGATCGGAGACGGAGTGCATCTCGCCGACGAGACGGTGCGCACGGTGTTCGATCTCGTCGGTGGTGCGCAGATCGCGCTGGTGTCCGACGCGATGGCCGCCGCCGGTATGTCGGATGGCCGCTATCGACTCGGGCCACTGGACGTGACCGTCCATCACTCGGTCGCACGATTGTCTCGTGACACCGATCCCGAGACAGCACCGATCGCGGGTGGCACCGCGACGGTATTGGACCTGGTGCGCCGGGCCGTGCAGGACGCCGGTGTGTCGTTGGTCGAGGCAGTGCGGGCGGGGTCGTCGACACCGGCGGCGTTGATCGGTCTGGGTACGGATATCGGCCGGTTACAGCAGGGAATGCGAGCCGACGTGTTGGTGGTCGACGCGACATTCGAGCCGGTGCAGGTCATCAGGGGCGGAATCGCGATAGAGGAGGACAGCTAG